The Amycolatopsis mongoliensis genome includes a window with the following:
- a CDS encoding S8 family serine peptidase produces MAVPLFGAISAVAVPVASAQPALSGPATEFTVLAKDTQSIGTVQQAIRAAGGTVLETNSAVGLIKASAPATGFTERVSANRAVFGAAKAQVIGSLPKNGKKAKNDNAEKEGRGAASAKKAATKAVGMDPLDDQLWGLKSVRSDLSRTKQAGSKQVKVGVIDTGIDGTHPDIAPNFDAADSRNFTKDIPFDVNGVEVDGPCEFRGCVDPVNHDDGGHGTHVAGTIAAAANGFGVSGVAPNVTLVNIRAGQDSGYFFLQPTVDALTYAGDAGIDVVNMSFYTDPWLYNCQANPADSAAEQAEQRTIIEATQRALNYAHRKGVTMVVALGNQHTDLGAPQPDTTSPDYPANTTHPRQVDNSSCLNLPVEGNHTIGVSAFGPSQAKADYSNYGTEQISVSAPGGYFRDGFGTPWFRTVENEILSTYPKNVGVAEGTIDAAGNVTPAGVALGVQKATAADGRVGYYQWLQGTSMATPHATGVAALIVSQYGKKSGAGFGMDPDKVQRVLEGTASKIACPVPRTVDYLKEGRDASFTATCVGDPSFNGFYGHGAVDAYSAVTHGSQYLK; encoded by the coding sequence ATGGCCGTCCCGCTGTTCGGGGCGATCTCGGCTGTCGCGGTCCCGGTCGCTTCGGCGCAGCCCGCGCTGTCCGGCCCGGCGACCGAGTTCACCGTGCTCGCCAAGGACACGCAGAGCATCGGCACCGTCCAGCAGGCGATCCGCGCCGCGGGCGGCACCGTGCTGGAGACGAACAGCGCCGTCGGCCTCATCAAGGCCAGCGCCCCGGCGACCGGGTTCACCGAGCGCGTCTCGGCGAACCGGGCCGTGTTCGGCGCGGCCAAGGCCCAGGTCATCGGCTCGCTGCCGAAGAACGGCAAGAAGGCCAAGAACGACAACGCCGAGAAGGAAGGCCGCGGCGCCGCCTCCGCGAAGAAGGCCGCCACGAAGGCCGTCGGGATGGACCCGCTGGACGACCAGCTCTGGGGCCTCAAGTCCGTCCGCTCGGACCTCTCGCGCACCAAGCAGGCCGGCAGCAAGCAGGTCAAGGTCGGCGTCATCGACACCGGCATCGACGGCACGCACCCGGACATCGCGCCGAACTTCGACGCGGCCGACTCGCGCAACTTCACCAAGGACATCCCGTTCGACGTCAACGGCGTCGAGGTCGACGGCCCGTGCGAGTTCCGCGGCTGCGTCGACCCGGTGAACCACGACGACGGCGGCCACGGCACGCACGTCGCCGGCACGATCGCCGCCGCGGCCAACGGCTTCGGCGTCTCCGGTGTCGCGCCGAACGTGACGCTGGTGAACATCCGCGCCGGCCAGGACTCGGGGTACTTCTTCCTGCAGCCGACCGTCGACGCGCTGACCTACGCCGGCGACGCGGGCATCGACGTCGTCAACATGAGCTTCTACACGGATCCCTGGCTGTACAACTGCCAGGCGAACCCGGCCGACTCGGCCGCCGAGCAGGCCGAGCAGCGCACGATCATCGAGGCGACCCAGCGCGCGCTGAACTACGCGCACCGCAAGGGCGTCACGATGGTGGTCGCGCTGGGCAACCAGCACACCGACCTCGGCGCGCCGCAGCCGGACACCACCAGCCCGGACTACCCGGCCAACACGACGCACCCGCGTCAGGTCGACAACAGCTCGTGCCTGAACCTGCCGGTCGAGGGCAACCACACCATCGGCGTCAGCGCGTTCGGCCCGTCGCAGGCGAAGGCGGACTACTCGAACTACGGCACCGAGCAGATCTCGGTTTCCGCGCCGGGCGGCTACTTCCGCGACGGCTTCGGCACGCCGTGGTTCCGCACGGTCGAGAACGAGATCCTCTCGACGTACCCGAAGAACGTCGGCGTCGCCGAAGGCACCATCGACGCGGCGGGCAACGTGACGCCGGCGGGTGTCGCGCTGGGCGTCCAGAAGGCGACGGCGGCCGACGGCCGGGTCGGCTACTACCAGTGGCTGCAGGGCACGTCGATGGCGACCCCGCACGCCACCGGCGTCGCGGCGCTGATCGTTTCGCAGTACGGCAAGAAGTCCGGCGCCGGCTTCGGAATGGACCCGGACAAGGTCCAGCGCGTGCTCGAGGGCACGGCGTCGAAGATCGCCTGCCCGGTCCCGCGGACGGTGGACTACCTGAAGGAAGGCCGCGACGCCTCGTTCACGGCGACCTGCGTGGGTGACCCGTCGTTCAACGGCTTCTACGGCCACGGCGCGGTCGACGCCTACTCGGCGGTGACCCACGGGTCGCAGTACCTGAAGTAG